The Hyla sarda isolate aHylSar1 chromosome 2, aHylSar1.hap1, whole genome shotgun sequence genome includes the window TCCCGCAATGGACTGACATAATTTCCACCGTTCTGAAACTCCACGCTCTTCACCTCCTCGCCTTTAAAGTTGAATATCCTAGAGTCAGTAAAATGACAGGTAAATAAAGGAGGAATATAGATGAATCTTTTCCTAGAAGATTTTTCTCAAACCAACTATTTCTGTCTATTTCCTATATGGAGATCATAGAGGGAGTCCTCTACTCTGGCAGGGAAAAACTAGATCattgatgtttaaaggggtactccactgctcagcgtttggaacaaactgttccgaacactggagctcgtgatgtcatagccctgcccttcATGATGtcccgccctgccccctcaatgcaagtctatgggagggggcgtgacggctgtcacgccccctcccatagacttgcattgagggggcagggcgtgatgccatgagggggcggcgctacgacgtcacaagctccagcgttcggaacagtttgttccaatcgctgagcagtggggtacccctttaatatggtcaACCATTTAGTTGAGGTCATTATAGGGAAGTAAGGCACAAAACAAAATAACAGCTGATTAAAAAGTAACCTTAATAATAGAAAATAACTCGCCTTACTATCCCAGGCACCTCAGTGCCCCAGGGAACCGGACCAGATGTTGGGAGAACAAAACGTCCATTAGAGTTTTGAACTTTATCTTTTAAGAAAATAGAAACCTACAAAACAATTAGAATAAGAATTAGAGAAATACAGAAAACAAAATGCTAAAATACACAGGTCACACATATACAAGAGTCCCCTTCAAGACCAGACCGTTCTAGAAAAGAGAGGCTTTAGAGCTTGCATAACATTATCAGAGGAAACCTTATGTCCTGGGCCAATAGTTAACACTTACCCTAATATGCATGTCCTGGAAGAAGATCAGCAAGGTTTGTCTGATCAGCTGAAACTCACCAGCAGGAAGGCAGTTATACATCTGGAGGAGAACAATAAGATCCTGACATTGTGAATACAGCACCCCCATAACACACCGAGTAATGAATGTCAATGCATGGCACAAAATGCCACCACAAGATGGTTCTGTCTCATCACCAGATCTTATCTACGGTTATCTATGGCAAGTATCAGAGAAATGGCCTAATGATTGCTCCGGGTGAATGCCCACGCAACCAGCCTGCGGATGAGCAAATGTCCATTTGTCAGCTGATCACTAGGACTGTGCGGTACTAAAAATCATTGTTAGTTGGACAAATATCTATCTGTGTTAACCGAGGGGTTAGTCAAGGGCAGCATGAACAGTCCAgcgaaaaaaagtgatatgtcccattgacttcagtctACTCTGCTAGGTTTTTTAAACATTGGGGCCTATGACTATACAATAGCATAAGTTGGGATTTAAGTTGGTGCATACATGTGAGATACAGTATCCCCAGCGTATACGCTAAACATAAGGCAAAACAAAATGAACAGTCTAACTTGGAACTACTGTACTTAGAACTTAATGTGTTTTCCCACCATAGTAAGTGATGGCATATTGCTTATTGGAGGTGTGACTACTGCATCCATGCTTCAGTATATAGACCTTACACAGGGGGACTTGCTGATATGCCATAACATCCCAAGATATAAATAACCTTATAGTGGGGGTAATTGAACTATCTAACTTTTTACCTAATGAcctatcaggggtctcaaactggtggccctccagatgttgaaaaacttcaactcccagcattcccgatagccgttagctgcagcaaatggctgtctgggcatgtccaggaatgctgggagttgaagtttagcaacatcaggagggccgccagtttgagacccctgatctaaaTTTACCATCTTACATCAATAAGCTGCCGGAAAGTCTCATCAACTTGATTCAAGATGCTTGGAGAGTCCCGGATGAAGTCTTTGATAGCATCCATATGGTTAAAGGTGACTAACAAGATATCTTTGGGGCGAGGGCACAGCAGAACTTGGTACTTGAAAGCCATAGTCATCAGATCATAGAGCTGTTTGAATAAAAGCAGAGGACATCATTGTCAACTTGAACAGCACCGGATCAGAACATATCCTATGTCTACCAAAGGTAAGCTGTAGAGAtgtgcgaacttacagtaaattcgattcgtcacgaacttctcagctcggcggttgctgacttttcctgcataaattagttcagctttcaggtgctctggtgggctgaaaaggtggatacagtcctaggaaagagtcccctaggactgtatccaccttttccagcccacgggagcacctgaatgctgaactaatttatgcaggataagttatcaactgccgagccgagaagtttgtgacgaatcgagtttactgtaagttcgctcatctctagtgagctgCAGTGTTAGCCCCACTTTTTATTTCTGCCTACCTTGTCCATACTTGCTTGGTTTAGTCTCATGATAGATGCATGGGCGAGGCGGTCAAATACTGTCCTAAGGGCCTTTTTGGAGTACAGCTCCTGAGGCTTAAATAGTTCTTCCATAAACTTCTTGTTAAACATCGTGGTGATGATATCATTCATAACTGTAATACAATTCAATAAGTATATGTAGCATGTTTTCAATAACATTTGGAATTATTGTCACtccataatgtacagtataaagaTTTAGGAAACACATAATTTATATGTAACatacaaaagaaaaacacaaatgatattaaaggggcactcctctggaaaacattttttttctttttatcaactggtgccagaaagttaaacagatttgtaaattacttatatttaaaaatcttaatcctttcagtacttatcagctgctgtatgttccagagtaagttcttttatttttgaattccctttctatctgaccacagtgttctctgctgacacctctgtccatttaaggaactgtccagagtagaagcaaatccccatataaaCCTATCCAGCtccgcacagttcctaaaatggacagaggtgtcagcagacagcaatgtggtcagacaataaggaaattcaaaaaggaaggaacttcctctgtagtatacagagcaGGGGTcttaaactggtggccctccagatgttgcaaaacttcaactcccagcatgcctggacatgcccagacagccaattgcaGCAGCTAAAGGCtttcaggaatgctgggagttgaagttttcaacatctggagggccaccagtttgagacccctgatacaGAGGAAGGATtactggaagtactggaagggttaagattttttaacagaaaaaaattacaaatctgtttaactttctggcaccagttgatttaaaaaagaaaacaagaaaaaaaagttttccaggggggagtacccctttaatcatctcatatatactgtatgtgcacaGTTGGGATTCCCTATATGCTatttaaaagggaacctgtcatcaatttcatgctgcctgaaacaCGAGTCACTGAGGTTGTCCCTAATGGCTTCTGCCCCCCCAGCCTTGGTTCGATTACTACCGATACCATAACAGCAAGGCTGCTGGGGCAGGGAGATGGGTTCCCTTATTATTGAACAAGGATTTACTCCAACATGgaaacattttagaaaaaaaatatagttttaaAACTGTTCAGCAAGATGATTTTATAGACCTCTCCCTATATGGAAAGATCTGTCAATCAAAGTTGGTAAAATGGGGTGAAGCCGCTGCAACTGCCCCAGTGACTCCAGAACTTGTTCCTGTCGGGTTTTAAAGTTAGGATTCCTCTGGAACACAGCAAGGTTTTAGCAAACCCTCTAATGGATCTGTGGAGGCTCTTTGGCATACCCACAATAGAAATCAAAGTGTTCAACCTCAGATTTCTACTGCAGATTTTTTAGAAGAAGTTGGATCTGCCCATGGAAAAttagtatgaacataccctattAGCTTAAATGTCCAACTATACAAAACCAATCAGATAGCGACCAAGCACATGGTCCATGATACTTATTAATATTTAACACCCAAGAGCTCTGCATTATATGCGTGTGGTTTGTCCACACAGACTGTTCTACATTTATAGAGCCCTGTCTTGTACATAAAGACGGCTTCTGCTTATTTTTAGATTGCTTTTATTTCAGTCAATTATCAAATAACAACACGAACGACACTCCAAGTAATACACAAACAAGAAATGTATTGACTACATACAGTTAGGcacaaaaatatttagtcagctaccaattgtgcaagttctcccacttaaaaagatgagaggcctgtaattttcatcataggtatacctcacctatgagagacataatgagaaaaaaaatccataaaatcacattgtctgatttttaaagaatttatttgcaaattatggtggaaaataagtatttggtcacctacaaacaagcaagatttctggctctcacagacctgtaacttcttctttaagagtctcctctgtcctccactcattacctgtattaatggcacctgtttgaacttgttatcaatataaaagacacctgtccacaacctcaaacagtcacactccaaactccactatggccatgaccaaagagctgtcgaaggacaccagaaacaaaattgtagacctgtaccatgctgggaagactgaatctgcaataggcaagcagcttggtgtgaaatcaactgtgggagcaattattagtaaatggaagacatacaacaccactgataatctccctcgatctgggtctccatgcaagatctcaaccCGTGGTGTcacaatgatcacaagaacggtgagcaaaaatcccagaaccacacggggggacctagtgaatgacctgcagagagctgggaccaaagtaacaaaggctaccatcagtaacacactacgccaccagggactcaaatcatgtgacagacgtgtccccctgcttaagccagtacatgtccgggcccatctgcggtttgctagagagcatttggatgatccagaagaggattgggagaatgtcatatggtcagatgaaactcgtcatgtttggaggagaaagaatgctaatTTGCATCCAaataacaccatacctactgtgaagcatgggggtggaaacattgtgctttggggctgtttttcagcaaagggacaaggacgactgatccgtgtaaaggaaagaatgaatggggacatgtatcgtgagattttgagtgaacacctccttccatcagcaagggcattgaagatgaaatgtggctgggtctttcagcatgacaatgaacccaaacacaccacctgggcaatgaaggagtggcttcgtaagaagcatttcaaggtcctggagtggcctagccagtctacagatctcaaccccatagaaaacctttggagggagttgaaagtccatgttgcccagaaacagccccaaaacatcactgctctagaggagatctgcatggaggaatgggtcaaaataccagcaacagtgtgtgaaaaccttgtgaagacttacagaaaacgtttaccctctgtcattgccaacaaagggtaaataacaaagtattgagatgattttgttattgaccaaatacttattttccaccataatttacaaatagattctttaaaaatcagacaatgttattttatggatttttttctcattatatctctcatagttgaggtatatctatgatgaaaattacaggcctctctcatctttttaagtgggagaacttgaaaaattgatggctgactaaatactcttTTGGCCCATCTGCCATCTAGGGAACGTTGGGAGGTCCTATTCACAATAGCAAGTTAACCAATCTTGCCGAAACTAACCCCCCAGCTCCTGATGAGTGACCTATTTTCTCCCTATAGGGTTATCAAATTCAAACTGAGGGCCAGTGCATATGTTGGACATGGTTCACATTGCAGTCAGATGACAAAATGTCTGGTCAGTGTTAATATTTGTACCAGCTGTCTCTGTGGCATAGTTTGTACACTTCTTCCTGCCagatccacttctggttttggttcAAAACTATTTTGAAAgtttgtcttgtttttttatttttttaaactcctGTATGCAACACCAGCTTAAGTTTGGCTGGACAGCAGGGTAAATCTACAACTGTGCAGTTTGTGAAATTGGGACAGTTTTCCAAAACCTTAATGGGGTCCTGCatccaaaattaacttatcccctatccacaggacaggggataagtcgCTGATGGGTCCGCAATCTCCGGAATGGGACCCAGCTCTGAGTGAGGAAAGCGTGCGGTAAACGGCAAGCGCTCTTGATCTCTATTGGAGCTCCGAAGAGACCCGAGACCAGCACTCGGGCATTAACGGAGCTCCCATTAAAATATATGGAGCACATGCTGTCTAGCGGCAGATGACACAAGATCCTCACTAAGCGAGACAGGGTTCTGttccagagatcatggggggtcccagcggggggactccctgcgatcaactacttatcccctatcctgtggatagggaataagctaATTttggcttctcggccttttggctaagatcaagtgtagtatttgttcttatcagtggtttagtctttgccattgatgtaggatggatgctgcatggaggagcaggtgtaccggggaGTTCCGGGGCTGGTGCCACATAACCAGCTCAACGGTtgtcctgatgtgacctgtttcctctggGTCTAGCCATGAGGttggggggtgtagagccgaggtacttctgtgcctcgaggagtggtgaccctgaagtgccgaaactcactgggtgttataactcactgaaagaactgcaccattactcttcacctttggcactcacccttggtatcccggccttctggctaggatcagggacatttttatagatccggccgcatgaccgggcagtatatctgcactcgtccacttatttattatttttttgtttgtcactgtgccacttttatgTGTCTGTTTTTGTACACAGAAGTGTCAGGATGTGGTAGccattctgggtgtccctcctggcggtctaggtgTGTGTGGCccttaggttcctcacctccctgcaacccctgggcatcttggcttctgtcaagatgccatcagtatacggctccttggctgataccttggttaacgacTAGGTTGAAGCGaggagcattttcggccccttagtagtTTCGGCAAAAAGGGGCattgaacctggatccttgcaggtgccttttggtctggaggtgaagggtaggtttgttggggggcctctctcctgttggagaagggcttagcgatagaccgcatcctttgtgcacgtttttttattgtaacacgtttgcactttttcttgcactttgggtgatagagagcacttgcctcggctcttaaaaaaaaggaaattttggctgcagaacccctttaaggtttcgaAAGTAATGTCTAAGCGAGCCTTTGAAAGGCGCGCACTGGGATCAATTTGCTTGCTATGGATAACTTCCCCACTGTCTGTATGCACTAGAGAaataatggttaaaggggtactccgctgctcagcgtttggaacaaactgtcccgaactctggagccgggagcttgtgacgtcatggccccgccccctcaatgcaagtctatgggaggaggcgtgacagctgtcatgccccctcccatagacttgcattgagggggtggggcgtgatgtcacaagggggcgtggctatgacatcacgagttcccggcgccagctccagctttcggaacagtttgttccaaacgctgagcagcggagtacccctctaatagTTACACACCACAGATGTGTTACAGAAATGACTACTGCAATCCCATAGATGCAGTTTATGGCAGCAAAAACAACTAAaaactcttttaaaggggtactcccgtggaaaactttattattatttttttttaaccccttcatgacccagcccattttcaccttcatgacctgggcattttttgaaaatctgaccactgtcactttaaacattaataactctggaatgcttttacttatcattctgattccgagattgttttttcgtgacatattctactttatgttattggtaaaatttcactgatatttgcatcctttcttggtaaaaaatctaaaaatttcatgaaaattttgaaaattttgcatttttctaactttgaaagtctctgcttgaaaggagaatggatattccaaataaattacatattgattcacatacacaatgggggagatttatcaaaggatttagactggtttttcttgtctacatttgtcgcacagaaagtcgcagtctaaatctgtgtgacttttgctctagaggatttttagaacatgatgcattctagtctattttagactgaaatgcattgaaaaatgcattggtgctgaatttatcaaaagcgacttttcagcgacaagtcgcataggctgaaagtacgccgaaatgtcagaccatgttggagcaggtttaaatatagactaaagcatagatcatgcagtctgtgcacagaatttatcaagagctgtgcgccatttgataaattaggtgcacaatagaccagactaaccctctgtagtttggtctatattgatgcgggacatagacaactttgataaatctccccctatatgtctactttatgtttgcataaaaaaattgacaagtttttacttttggaagacaccagagggcttcaaagttccgcagcaattttccaatttttctcaagaatttcaaaatcgtaatttttcagggcccagttcaggttggaagtggattttaagggtcttcatattagaaataccccataaatgaccccattataaaaactgcaccccccaaagtattcaaaatgacattcagtaagtgttttaaccctttaggtgtttcacaggaatagtagcaaagtgaaggagaaaattctaaatcttcattttttacactcgcattttcttgtagacccaatttttgaatttttacaaggggtaaaaggagagaaatcaccctaaaattaataacccaatttctctcgagtaaggaaatacctcatatgtatatgtcaagtgttcggcgggcgcagtagagggctcagaagggaaggagcgacaatgggattttggagagtgagtttttctgaaagggtttttggggggcatgtcccatttaggaagcccctatggtgccagaacagtggaccccccccccccacatgtgaccccattttggaaactatacccctcatggaatttaataaggggtgcagtgagcatttacaccccactggcgtttgacagatatttgaaacggtggattgtgcaaatcaaaaattttatttttcattttcacagaccactgttccaaaaatctgtcatacaccagtggggtgtaaatgctcactgcaccccttattacattccgtgaggggtgtagtttccaaaatggggtcacatatggatatttattgttttgcgtttatcagaactgctgtaacaatcagccacccctgtgcaaatcacctcaaatgtacatggtgcactctcccttctgggccttgttgtgcgcccccagagcactttgcgcccacatatggggtatctccgtactcgggagaaattgcattacaaatttagagggtcttttttcccttttacctcttgtgaaaatgaaaagtatagggcaacaccagcatgtcagtgtaaaaaatttatttttttacactaacatgctggtgtagaccccaacttcaccttttcataaggggttaaagaagaaaaagccccccaaaatttgtaaggcaatttctcccgagtacggcgatacccccatatgtgtcccaaaactgttgccctgaaatacgacagggctccaaagtgagagagcgccatgcacatttgaggcccgaattagggatttgcataggggtggacataggggtattctatgccaatgattcccaaacagggtgcctccagctgttgcaaaactcccagcatgcctggacagtcaatggctgtccggcaatactgggagttattattttgcaacagctggaggctccgttttggaaacagtagcgtaccagacgtttttcatttttgggggggaggggggctgtgtaggggtatgtgtatatgtagtgttttttactttttattttaggttagtgttagtgtagtgtagtgtttttagggtacagtcacatgggcagaggttcacagcaagtttgccgctggaagtttgagctgcagcgcaaaatttgcgccatctcaaacttgcagcactcactgtaaacctccgcccatgtgagtgtaccctgtacattcacattggggggagggggcaaacatccagctgttgcaaactccgagcatgccctttggctgtccgtgcatgctgggagttgtagttttgcaacagctggaggaacactggtttggaaacactaagttaagtaataaactttcaagtgttttgcaaccaaacttagtgtttccaaaccaatgtgcctccagctgttgcaaaactacaactcccagcatgcatggtctgtcagtgcatgctgggagttatagttttgcaacaattgcaacagctggaggcactgaggtaggaaacggacaatgtttcccaactagtgtgcctccagttgttgcaaaactacaactcccagcatgcccagactgcccaggcatgctggaagttgtagttcggcaatatctgaaggatcagatgttgccgaactacaacttccagcatgcttgggcagtctgggcatgctgggagttgtagttttgcaacatctggaggtccacagtttggagaccactgtataatggtctccaatctgtgctcttccagatgttagagaactacaactcccagcatgcctagacatactgagcatgctgagatttgtagttttgcaacatctggaagagcacagattggagaccattatacagtggtctccaaactgtgggcctccagatgttgcaaaactacaactcccagcatgcccagacagccaaaggctgtctgggcatgctgggagttgcagttttgaaactctcagaggcagcagtgagatcgctttacggcgatctcactgctgccaatgaagatgccgcactgctgccggaaactcacctccgggacgcagcgcagccgggactgcatggaggacgccgggaccgccggggacaccgctcggacgggtaagtgatgccgggggatggatcagggacacttagcagagcggtgtgtcccccgatccccgtgatcgggactcacacaccgcgctgctaagtattttcatagcgaaacgctgctatcagctggtcagatTTGACTatctgatagcagcgatcgctgggggggggatggggtatgaaaccccccgtggtcgcacggtaagatggctggctatcagtgatagccaccatcttaccgggcgctgcgggatgccgcgagtagcggcagtaatgttcatgacgtacctgtatgtcatgggtcgggaacaccttgccacccatgacgtacaggtatgtcataggtcgggaaggggttaaatcaactgatgccagaaagttaaacagatttgtaaatcaggatattaatccttccagtactttttaggggctgtatactaaagagaaatccaaaaaagaaatgcatttcctctgatgtgatgaccacagtgctctctgctgacctctgctgtccattttaggaactgtccagagcaggagaaaatccccatagcaaacatatgctgctctggagagttcctaaaatggacagcagaggtcagcagagagccctgtggtcatgacatcagaggaaatgcattcatttctttttttggatttctctttagtatacagcccctaaaaagtacaggaaggattaagattttttaatagaagtgatttacaaatctgtttaactttctggcaccagttgatttaaaaaaaaaagttttccatgggagtacccctttaactctgtacTACCTCAGATATTGGCATATCTTATTAGGGTTGAATTTATACACGGCAAAATTTGTTGCAGAAACTTCTACGACTGTCCAGTTCATCTGAATAGATAAGCCATCAGATCTCTATGCACCTGCCGCCGAGCCAACCATCCAACTTATATCAAATTTACATGAAAGGGATTCTCAGTAGCATGAATCTATGTatacaacacaatgggggagatttatcaaaacctgtgcagaggaagagtggtgcagttgcccatagcaaccaatcagattgcttctttcattttccacaggcctctttagaggcctgtggaaaatgaaagaagcaatctgattggttgctatgggcaactgcaccactcttcctctgcacaggttttgataaatctcccccaatgtgaatttgCCCTCTCTATGGTTAGTAGTGCACTCAGAAATTCCAGTCAAATGGCACTGATCTTTCTAGCTATACTGACAAGAAAGCATTCGAAAGCAAAGCACTTAGGGGGGAATTTATTCAGGCTTTATTCATGGCAGTTTCCTGacgtaaaaagttgcacatttttggcaagcctcattttgctcaaatttTCCCCCGAATTTTCTGTAATTTACACACCTTGTCCAGCCAAAGGGAGTGGCTTCAGTATCAAAGGGGCGTGGTTTAAGTGCAGTGACATTTATTAGACTTTATTTGCGCAACTTCACTAAATCG containing:
- the OSCP1 gene encoding protein OSCP1 isoform X2; its protein translation is MSLRTLPLLFINLGGEMLYILDQRLRAQNIPPDKAKKVMNDIITTMFNKKFMEELFKPQELYSKKALRTVFDRLAHASIMRLNQASMDKLYDLMTMAFKYQVLLCPRPKDILLVTFNHMDAIKDFIRDSPSILNQVDETFRQLIDMYNCLPAGEFQLIRQTLLIFFQDMHIRVSIFLKDKVQNSNGRFVLPTSGPVPWGTEVPGIVRIFNFKGEEVKSVEFQNGGNYVSPLREGSYDLFGDRVLKLGTNMYSVSRSVETHMSGTLKSSASHTKENVVPNPLAKEELNLLAQLLGGLELKKPSSTDHSFRLNLFVNDEEEEQAALTRPEELSYKVINIQASEDQDRNKELCRIMGEFQSQETHVQSTSKGDDLLALMDGL
- the OSCP1 gene encoding protein OSCP1 isoform X1, which produces MSLRTLPLLFINLGGEMLYILDQRLRAQNIPPDKAKKDDWTDQERKRVMNDIITTMFNKKFMEELFKPQELYSKKALRTVFDRLAHASIMRLNQASMDKLYDLMTMAFKYQVLLCPRPKDILLVTFNHMDAIKDFIRDSPSILNQVDETFRQLIDMYNCLPAGEFQLIRQTLLIFFQDMHIRVSIFLKDKVQNSNGRFVLPTSGPVPWGTEVPGIVRIFNFKGEEVKSVEFQNGGNYVSPLREGSYDLFGDRVLKLGTNMYSVSRSVETHMSGTLKSSASHTKENVVPNPLAKEELNLLAQLLGGLELKKPSSTDHSFRLNLFVNDEEEEQAALTRPEELSYKVINIQASEDQDRNKELCRIMGEFQSQETHVQSTSKGDDLLALMDGL